One segment of Sphingobacteriales bacterium DNA contains the following:
- a CDS encoding D-alanine--D-alanine ligase, whose translation MRIGIFFGGSSREREISFAGGRTVYDNLDKSLFQAVPIFVDSFGNFILLKWEYLYKGSIRDFYPHPQYLPQHGDFADIQIYAESLAEHSSPHQLAEGLGERVLPHQLAEHIDFAFLALHGAYGEDGSIQGLLQFLKIPYSGSGILPSAIGMNKVFQKQHSRRSTRFAVISRRQWHTAAAADLFEHCKKNIGLPLVLRPANQGSSIGVSIIHHHDDAPTFMRGVEQAFFIKRIEQAEWAAKNRQEKLLFIKNLCDIRHQIGLPLYIGDTLLYTPEAVFNAIEAHFLQDTEPLLLEAADKENEVLVEEFIAGKEFSCIVLRDDEGRIVALPPTEIRKGGEVYDYRSKYLAGLSSKVTPIELPDAQINAIRRACVRLFEQFRFNVYARIDGFIRHHDQAIILNDPNTTSGMLPSSFFFHQAAEVGLNPSQFLTFIIRNSLHERAETLSQQPRNAILLQQLDKALEQQKSNPLRKQKIGVVLGGYSAERHISVESGRNIYEKLASSTQYDPIPYFLYGSEQDFSLYQIPINILLKDNADDIAQKIENYHKSPLLERIIAETRPLRHKYGGAVLSAPQKVSLETLAKQVQVVFIALHGRPGEDGHLQSQLQQFGIAYNGSGVDSSQITIDKYACNNLLEANGFAVAARYLAQKTDWQNNAEAFYRLIENKFSYPFIAKPHDDGCSAAVKVIRSRAQLAAYAQLIFRENAELGSSESAVLKLQPKEEFPQKQQFLAETLIQPDADTRLFMEITGGMLVKGNDKQRDFEVFEPSETLANAEVLSLEEKFLAGEGQNITPARFAADAQENRRISEAVRRELQRAATVLGVQGYCRIDAFVKVSNAGAITTYIIEVNSLPGMTPATCIFHQAAIHHYKPYQFIDKIIQYSLERQ comes from the coding sequence ATGCGCATTGGAATTTTTTTCGGAGGCTCTTCCCGCGAACGCGAAATATCTTTTGCCGGCGGCAGAACCGTTTACGACAATTTGGATAAAAGTTTGTTTCAGGCTGTTCCTATATTTGTGGATAGCTTCGGCAATTTTATTTTGCTCAAATGGGAGTATCTCTATAAAGGCAGTATCCGCGATTTTTATCCGCACCCGCAATACCTGCCGCAGCACGGCGATTTTGCCGATATTCAGATTTATGCCGAGTCGCTCGCCGAACACAGCTCCCCCCACCAACTCGCCGAAGGGCTGGGCGAGCGCGTACTGCCGCACCAACTCGCCGAACACATAGATTTCGCTTTTTTGGCACTGCACGGTGCTTATGGCGAAGACGGCTCTATTCAGGGCTTGCTTCAGTTTTTAAAAATCCCCTATTCCGGCTCCGGTATTTTGCCCTCCGCTATCGGAATGAACAAAGTGTTTCAAAAACAACACAGCCGCCGAAGTACCCGTTTTGCCGTCATCAGCCGCCGCCAATGGCACACCGCCGCCGCCGCCGACCTCTTTGAACACTGCAAAAAAAATATCGGTTTGCCTTTGGTATTGCGCCCTGCCAATCAAGGCTCGTCTATCGGCGTAAGTATCATCCATCATCACGATGATGCGCCTACCTTTATGCGCGGTGTGGAGCAGGCATTTTTTATCAAACGCATAGAGCAGGCGGAATGGGCAGCTAAAAACCGTCAGGAAAAATTGCTTTTTATCAAAAACCTCTGCGACATACGACATCAAATCGGCTTGCCTTTGTATATCGGCGATACGTTGCTGTACACGCCCGAAGCCGTTTTTAATGCCATAGAAGCACATTTTTTACAAGATACCGAACCCTTGCTTTTAGAAGCCGCCGACAAAGAAAATGAGGTGTTGGTGGAGGAATTTATTGCGGGAAAAGAATTTTCCTGTATTGTGTTGCGCGATGATGAAGGGCGCATCGTGGCATTGCCGCCCACCGAAATTCGCAAAGGCGGCGAAGTATATGACTATCGCTCCAAATATTTGGCAGGTTTGTCGAGCAAAGTTACGCCCATAGAATTGCCCGATGCCCAAATCAATGCCATTCGCCGCGCCTGTGTGCGTTTGTTTGAGCAATTCAGGTTCAATGTATATGCCCGTATAGATGGTTTTATCCGCCACCACGACCAAGCCATCATTCTCAACGACCCCAACACTACATCGGGTATGTTGCCTTCTTCGTTTTTCTTTCATCAGGCTGCCGAAGTGGGCTTAAATCCTTCGCAATTTCTCACTTTCATCATTCGCAACTCCCTCCACGAGCGCGCCGAAACCCTCAGCCAACAGCCGCGCAACGCAATTTTGTTGCAGCAATTAGATAAAGCACTCGAACAGCAAAAAAGCAACCCTTTGCGCAAGCAAAAAATAGGCGTTGTATTGGGCGGCTACTCTGCCGAGCGGCATATTTCGGTAGAAAGCGGCAGAAATATTTACGAAAAATTGGCTTCATCTACCCAATACGACCCCATTCCTTATTTTTTATACGGGTCTGAGCAAGACTTTTCTTTGTATCAAATTCCTATCAATATTTTATTGAAAGATAATGCCGATGATATTGCCCAAAAAATAGAAAATTATCACAAAAGCCCCTTGCTGGAGCGCATCATTGCCGAAACGCGCCCCCTGCGCCACAAATACGGCGGCGCAGTGCTGAGTGCGCCGCAAAAAGTGTCGCTGGAAACTTTGGCAAAGCAGGTGCAGGTGGTGTTTATTGCCTTGCACGGTCGCCCGGGCGAAGACGGACATTTGCAATCGCAACTCCAACAATTCGGCATTGCCTACAACGGCTCAGGAGTGGATAGTTCGCAAATTACCATTGATAAATACGCCTGCAACAATCTTTTGGAGGCAAACGGATTTGCGGTGGCGGCTCGCTATTTGGCACAAAAAACAGACTGGCAAAACAATGCAGAGGCTTTTTATAGGCTCATAGAAAATAAATTTTCTTATCCTTTTATCGCCAAACCCCACGATGACGGTTGCAGTGCCGCCGTTAAAGTCATTCGCTCGCGCGCGCAGTTGGCGGCTTATGCGCAGTTGATTTTCAGAGAAAACGCCGAATTGGGCAGCAGCGAAAGTGCCGTATTAAAATTGCAGCCCAAAGAAGAATTTCCTCAAAAGCAGCAGTTTCTTGCAGAAACCCTCATTCAGCCCGATGCCGATACGCGCCTTTTTATGGAAATTACAGGCGGAATGTTGGTAAAAGGCAACGACAAACAGCGCGATTTTGAAGTTTTTGAGCCTTCGGAAACCTTAGCTAATGCAGAAGTATTATCTTTGGAAGAAAAATTTTTGGCAGGAGAAGGTCAAAATATTACACCGGCGCGTTTTGCCGCCGATGCACAGGAAAATCGCCGTATTTCGGAGGCAGTGCGCCGCGAACTACAACGCGCCGCCACCGTTTTGGGCGTGCAGGGATATTGCCGCATTGATGCTTTTGTAAAAGTAAGCAATGCAGGGGCAATTACGACCTATATTATAGAAGTCAATTCTTTACCCGGAATGACCCCCGCTACTTGTATTTTTCATCAGGCAGCCATTCATCATTACAAACCGTATCAATTCATAGATAAAATCATTCAATACAGCCTTGAACGACAATAA
- a CDS encoding T9SS type A sorting domain-containing protein has translation MKNIIILLLIYMGAVGTSVAQTYNVGYHSCTSCNSNNPNYNTNPSFFELTGAGVIDVVSDFGRRNGTGISNWHRGVDITLKDPATDDTDFHLLSIVGGKIARIQGNAGGFKLISIEGNSSQHHFGYGHIFDDKDDGYPIRRGDMTIVQFKNNDTPPKDELAIIHHPVGGTPVAYANSIGININFTHPFTNLVYSLVTTNIVAQNQPIAPLGTSGNVASHLHLYRFVDPYIHDPNNLLSTISIQDKENCKDPLTLLSHYGTQYHLDITTQFDNGGANSSEAKVRVTMEGVDSYGIAVDQYYKGGLMNVDQVEVLIKKTTDDEFNTIKGKKYDWRICENSRVESVPPDYGFYPNSSSITENIGSYTKQGIMPFAYGNSSSLLNTPYDDFYFTDFPLRIHKDDNYGGDNAKMAPLSEAARYPDGKYDLLAEVTNIKGIITPSDQQEITIDNFLPYVKSIVATNGAQTFESRWEWNEGTQKLCLTKQGGNLNITDTQINLTVLCSEPMSELKWLLANNTSISGNPDDTFTEWQFILPAEEILPNTTQDQYLKLVCRFEGKDIAGNKLMDFSNKANQPEPCISGSELPYRQSNTLFMNEGGGQPFIGANFDASHAIPFNCPENPECLQPSFDIETPAACSSSTENGLPAVCLGTHVTLQNTTPNCEGCTYQWSFYGFTTYDENLVPQTYGQQTYPSHFSFVEGNAFSLNPKIQWLIDGEVTIRLTVARNGQSAIIEKKLLNKTTDCSVTFAPDASLSSCVLDTLGNGSAFIEVSNTSIIGATPSQYLNDSPLYNTLFSYPINSPPQAVILTPAATADASETKKNGLSYYGYPFYYIVVSTNGCASNAVAIDCYQEDGSITGLEGGGDYDICSAIWGIPDYQLFEQSDLNEPLSVCAGEEHCVRFKLSSNYCQAGWDNPCPLGVVLYLEDNTVLGSQIFDGSSTEGEMCFTLPADQVGAHQVTLAATIPGYPYCAKYITEWLTVQPQPQMQIQAPTDAVCSGRDFTIPLIIEPQYTADNYTLSVSIESPSTVTGGTAYTYNDYNPSKPYILVQNFVNKGTTVQWVTFNYTLIDNATGCRTQEQVKVAIRPHFSSLLNVECVNLHPITGIHVNELSLSNNGIRPYVELVVTGTPCDLNDIRRFIIDDNNGSTNSAFSNNAANAGVSKGYIRFKDIPRWQQVPTGSLILIYDKQNKNSSINIPDDPTDINKDGVYVVPVNDIGLEWIDGTPSPQQNGANEVPYYEEGISNTGNWNAIKLRNSGDAMQVRTPSGYYYHGISYGDAYMHGGNDNLKLSGNNGSDKVFKFEDGDFRQQSRWQVGSTSAQSPGIPNNPLNVAYINALKCDETTEETKAKTAQTYHSDASVFIHITPNPFEDRFIISAYGTSTEVEKMIFTLYDVQGKEILHTDPIKMEDNYVETEINVPQLVVGVYFLRARIYTKSGMVEQPYKLVKGF, from the coding sequence ATGAAAAATATTATTATTTTACTGCTCATTTATATGGGTGCAGTAGGTACGAGCGTAGCCCAAACCTACAATGTAGGGTATCATAGTTGCACGAGTTGTAATAGCAATAATCCAAACTATAATACCAATCCCTCCTTTTTTGAGCTTACAGGTGCAGGGGTAATAGATGTAGTGTCGGATTTTGGACGCAGAAACGGAACGGGTATCAGCAATTGGCACCGAGGAGTAGATATTACCCTAAAAGACCCTGCCACAGATGATACAGACTTTCATCTTTTGTCCATTGTGGGCGGAAAGATAGCAAGAATACAGGGAAATGCTGGAGGTTTCAAACTCATTTCGATAGAAGGGAACAGCAGCCAACACCATTTCGGTTACGGGCATATTTTTGATGATAAAGATGACGGATATCCCATTCGCAGAGGAGACATGACGATAGTTCAATTTAAAAATAATGACACCCCTCCCAAAGATGAATTAGCAATTATCCACCATCCTGTTGGAGGCACTCCGGTAGCTTATGCCAATAGTATAGGTATAAATATTAACTTTACGCATCCATTTACTAATTTGGTATATTCATTGGTTACAACAAATATAGTTGCACAAAATCAACCCATTGCGCCCTTAGGAACATCCGGAAATGTGGCTTCTCACTTACACCTGTATCGGTTTGTAGATCCATATATACACGACCCGAATAACTTACTAAGCACAATATCTATTCAAGATAAAGAAAATTGCAAAGACCCCTTAACTTTATTGTCGCACTACGGCACACAATACCACCTTGATATTACTACTCAATTTGATAACGGTGGTGCAAATAGTTCAGAGGCTAAGGTTAGAGTTACGATGGAGGGTGTAGATAGTTATGGTATTGCCGTCGACCAATATTACAAAGGAGGCTTAATGAACGTAGACCAAGTGGAGGTGTTGATAAAAAAGACTACAGATGATGAATTCAATACTATAAAAGGCAAAAAATATGATTGGCGAATTTGTGAAAATTCAAGAGTAGAAAGTGTACCGCCTGATTATGGTTTTTATCCTAACAGTAGCTCTATTACAGAAAATATTGGCAGTTATACTAAACAAGGCATAATGCCTTTTGCGTATGGAAATTCCTCCTCTCTATTAAATACACCTTATGACGATTTTTATTTTACGGATTTCCCGCTTCGCATTCATAAAGATGATAACTATGGTGGTGACAATGCTAAGATGGCACCCCTCAGCGAAGCAGCCCGCTACCCCGATGGCAAATACGATTTGTTAGCAGAGGTCACCAATATAAAGGGTATTATTACACCAAGTGACCAACAAGAAATTACCATCGACAACTTCCTGCCTTACGTCAAAAGCATCGTCGCCACCAACGGCGCGCAAACTTTCGAAAGCCGCTGGGAGTGGAACGAGGGTACACAAAAACTTTGCCTAACAAAACAAGGCGGAAATTTAAACATCACCGACACTCAAATAAACCTAACTGTGCTGTGCAGCGAGCCGATGTCGGAGTTGAAGTGGTTGCTGGCAAATAATACTTCTATCAGCGGCAACCCCGATGACACTTTCACTGAGTGGCAATTTATTTTACCCGCAGAAGAAATTCTTCCGAATACTACCCAAGATCAGTATTTAAAATTGGTGTGTCGCTTTGAGGGTAAAGATATAGCAGGCAATAAGCTAATGGATTTTTCCAACAAAGCCAACCAGCCGGAACCCTGTATTAGCGGCTCCGAATTGCCTTATCGCCAAAGCAATACGCTTTTTATGAATGAGGGCGGTGGGCAGCCGTTTATAGGAGCTAATTTTGATGCCAGCCATGCTATCCCTTTCAATTGCCCTGAAAACCCTGAATGTCTCCAGCCTTCCTTCGACATCGAAACCCCCGCCGCTTGCAGCAGCAGCACCGAAAACGGTTTGCCCGCCGTATGCTTGGGCACACACGTTACCCTCCAAAACACCACCCCCAATTGCGAGGGCTGTACCTACCAATGGAGTTTCTACGGATTCACCACCTACGACGAAAATTTAGTACCCCAAACCTACGGGCAGCAAACATATCCGAGCCATTTCTCTTTTGTGGAAGGAAATGCTTTCTCTCTGAATCCTAAAATACAATGGCTCATAGATGGAGAAGTGACAATACGATTAACAGTTGCGCGCAATGGGCAAAGTGCCATAATAGAAAAAAAACTACTCAATAAAACCACTGACTGCTCGGTAACTTTTGCACCCGATGCTTCGTTAAGTTCCTGTGTTTTAGATACGCTAGGTAATGGGTCAGCATTTATAGAGGTAAGTAACACAAGCATTATAGGTGCTACTCCATCTCAATATCTGAATGACAGCCCTCTCTACAATACTTTATTTAGCTACCCTATTAATAGTCCTCCTCAAGCAGTAATATTGACACCTGCCGCAACAGCTGATGCCTCAGAAACTAAAAAAAATGGTCTATCCTATTACGGATATCCATTTTACTATATAGTCGTGAGTACCAACGGCTGCGCTTCCAATGCAGTTGCAATAGATTGCTACCAAGAAGACGGCAGCATCACAGGTTTAGAGGGCGGCGGCGACTATGATATATGTTCAGCTATTTGGGGCATACCCGATTATCAGCTTTTTGAGCAAAGTGATTTAAACGAACCGCTCTCCGTATGTGCGGGCGAAGAACATTGTGTTCGTTTTAAGCTATCTTCTAATTATTGCCAAGCCGGTTGGGATAATCCTTGCCCTTTGGGTGTGGTATTATATTTAGAAGACAATACCGTATTGGGGAGTCAAATCTTTGACGGCAGCAGCACCGAAGGCGAAATGTGTTTTACACTCCCCGCCGACCAAGTAGGTGCGCATCAGGTAACGCTGGCAGCCACTATTCCGGGGTATCCGTATTGTGCCAAATACATCACGGAGTGGCTTACGGTACAGCCGCAGCCGCAAATGCAAATACAAGCACCCACAGATGCAGTATGCTCAGGGCGCGATTTTACGATACCCCTCATCATAGAGCCGCAATATACTGCCGATAATTATACATTGAGCGTCAGCATAGAAAGTCCCTCTACTGTAACTGGTGGCACTGCCTATACTTATAATGATTATAACCCTTCAAAACCTTATATTTTAGTACAAAATTTTGTCAATAAAGGCACTACTGTCCAATGGGTTACATTTAATTATACGCTGATAGATAATGCAACAGGCTGTAGAACACAAGAACAAGTAAAAGTAGCAATAAGACCCCATTTTTCCTCTTTGTTAAACGTTGAATGTGTCAATCTGCACCCCATTACAGGTATTCATGTCAATGAATTATCCTTGAGCAACAATGGCATACGCCCTTATGTAGAGTTGGTCGTTACCGGAACCCCCTGCGATTTGAATGATATTCGTAGATTCATTATTGATGATAACAATGGTAGCACCAATAGTGCTTTTTCAAACAATGCCGCCAATGCAGGTGTTAGCAAAGGATATATTCGTTTTAAAGACATACCTCGTTGGCAGCAGGTTCCTACCGGTTCGCTTATCTTAATTTACGATAAACAAAATAAAAACAGCAGCATTAATATTCCGGACGACCCGACAGATATTAATAAAGATGGTGTATATGTAGTACCCGTTAATGATATAGGGTTGGAATGGATAGATGGCACACCCAGCCCGCAACAGAATGGTGCGAATGAAGTGCCTTATTACGAAGAGGGTATCAGCAACACAGGAAACTGGAATGCTATCAAATTGCGCAATAGCGGCGATGCTATGCAAGTGCGTACACCAAGCGGCTATTATTACCATGGTATTTCTTACGGTGATGCTTATATGCACGGCGGCAATGATAATCTAAAATTAAGCGGTAATAATGGAAGTGATAAAGTATTCAAATTTGAAGATGGTGATTTTAGGCAGCAAAGCCGTTGGCAGGTGGGTTCTACCTCTGCTCAAAGCCCGGGAATACCGAATAATCCGCTGAATGTAGCCTATATCAACGCGCTTAAATGTGATGAAACGACAGAGGAAACAAAAGCTAAAACAGCCCAAACATACCATTCAGACGCATCTGTTTTCATTCATATTACGCCCAATCCATTTGAAGATAGATTTATTATATCTGCTTACGGAACTTCTACAGAAGTGGAAAAGATGATTTTTACATTGTATGATGTACAGGGAAAAGAAATTTTACATACTGATCCTATAAAAATGGAGGATAATTATGTAGAAACTGAGATAAATGTACCGCAACTTGTAGTAGGTGTATATTTTTTAAGAGCAAGGATTTATACTAAATCCGGTATGGTAGAGCAACCATATAAATTGGTGAAAGGTTTTTAG
- a CDS encoding right-handed parallel beta-helix repeat-containing protein — MTTADARDITFHLPDGLVLWGGYPAGGGVRNSIVNITTLSGDIGTAGDATDNAYHVVLAVGATGVTVDGFTITDGNADGIDPTNPTGFSYLNVNGNNINRAYGGGILTQDGTNTITNNTLSGNSAYFGGGIASQNGTNTISNNTLSGNSATNGSGGGIYTDSGTNTLNNNILSGNTAYSGGGISSQYSTNTINNNTFSGNTASYEGGGITTYVSTNTINNNTFSGNSATSYGGGIFTGYYCMNTLTNNTFSGNSATNYGGGIYSTENINTLIDNTLSGNTANEGGGIYTYLDTNTLTNNTLSGNSAYFGGGIASQNGTNTLTNNTLSGNSATNGGGGGIYTNEGTNTLTNNTLSGNTAYGGGGIYTRDCTNTLTNNTLSGNTAQNGGGIYTFYGTNTISNCIFWDNQKEAAVPLQGQIYKTMQHFPLPIPLPTALRSKTAFTAQVLALSTTKTRFLSMLPI, encoded by the coding sequence ATGACCACTGCTGATGCTCGTGATATTACCTTCCATCTACCCGATGGCTTGGTGCTGTGGGGCGGCTATCCCGCAGGTGGTGGCGTGCGGAATAGTATCGTGAATATCACCACCCTAAGCGGCGATATAGGCACGGCAGGCGATGCCACTGATAATGCCTACCACGTTGTATTGGCTGTTGGTGCTACAGGCGTTACTGTGGATGGTTTTACTATTACAGATGGTAATGCAGATGGAATAGATCCTACAAATCCTACAGGTTTTTCATATCTTAACGTCAATGGGAATAATATAAATAGAGCATACGGCGGCGGGATTTTGACCCAAGACGGCACGAATACCATCACCAATAACACCCTTTCGGGGAATTCGGCTTACTTCGGCGGCGGGATTGCCTCCCAAAACGGCACGAATACCATCAGCAATAACACCCTTTCGGGGAATTCAGCTACCAACGGCAGCGGCGGCGGGATTTATACTGATAGTGGCACGAATACGCTGAATAATAACATCCTTTCGGGGAATACGGCTTACAGCGGCGGCGGGATTTCCTCCCAATACAGCACGAATACCATCAATAATAATACCTTTTCGGGGAATACGGCAAGCTACGAAGGCGGCGGGATTACCACTTATGTTAGCACGAATACCATCAATAATAATACCTTTTCGGGGAATTCGGCTACCAGCTACGGCGGCGGGATTTTCACTGGTTATTATTGCATGAATACGCTGACCAATAACACCTTTTCGGGGAATTCGGCTACCAACTACGGCGGCGGGATTTACAGTACTGAAAACATAAATACGCTGATCGATAACACCCTTTCGGGGAATACTGCAAATGAAGGCGGCGGAATTTACACTTATTTAGACACGAATACCCTCACCAATAACACCCTTTCGGGGAATTCGGCTTACTTCGGCGGCGGGATTGCCTCCCAAAACGGCACGAATACCCTCACCAATAACACCCTTTCGGGGAATTCGGCTACCAACGGCGGCGGCGGCGGGATTTATACTAATGAGGGCACGAATACGCTGACCAATAACACCCTTTCGGGGAATACGGCTTACGGCGGCGGCGGGATTTACACCCGAGACTGCACGAATACCCTCACCAATAACACACTTTCGGGGAATACTGCACAAAACGGCGGCGGGATTTACACTTTTTACGGCACGAATACCATTAGTAACTGTATCTTTTGGGACAATCAAAAGGAGGCAGCAGTACCGTTGCAGGGGCAGATATACAAAACGATGCAGCATTTCCCGCTACCAATACCGTTACCTACTGCCTTACGCAGCAAAACAGCATTTACAGCACAGGTACTGGCATTATCAACAACCAAGACCCGCTTTTTGTCAATGCTGCCGATATAG